The Pseudanabaena galeata CCNP1313 genome includes a region encoding these proteins:
- a CDS encoding hybrid sensor histidine kinase/response regulator, with product MTNISSILVVDDEPNNFDVIEALLSEYDYELHYAANGKSAIASLTAFQPDLILLDVMMPEMDGIEVCKWIKASELWQTVPIIMVTALSSKTDMANCLNAGADDFISKPINSIELRARVHSMLRIKQQYDNIQTLSHIQANTINILESTLNELRGTLASRMSHELNTPLNGIIGTIAMLKEDIESMDIAEIHEMLGWADESARRLESLTKKFLIYLELEVSPSRQESFKVAHTKFSRDMIESSLKSYVKDLKRSDDLQFDFEEAEIALSDRYLLTILHELVDNAVKFSTAGKMIKISSQVAENMFNLSVKDLGRGMTNEQINRIDAFVQFERKNYEQQGIGLGLRVVKKIVELAGGNFSITSIYQQETTVYISLPLYPKL from the coding sequence ATGACAAATATATCTTCGATTTTAGTTGTTGATGATGAGCCGAATAACTTTGATGTAATTGAGGCTCTCTTAAGCGAATATGACTATGAATTGCATTATGCGGCCAATGGTAAAAGTGCGATCGCTAGTCTTACCGCATTTCAGCCCGATCTGATTTTGCTAGATGTGATGATGCCAGAGATGGATGGCATAGAGGTCTGTAAATGGATTAAGGCTAGCGAGTTATGGCAAACTGTGCCGATCATTATGGTGACAGCCTTAAGCTCTAAGACTGATATGGCTAACTGCCTCAATGCGGGAGCCGATGATTTTATTAGTAAGCCGATCAATAGTATTGAACTGCGGGCGCGGGTGCATTCAATGCTGAGAATCAAGCAACAATATGACAATATCCAAACTTTATCCCATATCCAAGCAAATACGATTAATATCCTTGAAAGCACCCTCAATGAATTGCGCGGTACGTTAGCCTCAAGAATGTCCCATGAGTTAAATACGCCCCTCAATGGCATTATCGGCACGATCGCCATGCTAAAAGAAGATATCGAAAGTATGGATATAGCCGAAATACACGAAATGCTAGGGTGGGCTGACGAATCCGCAAGACGTTTAGAGAGTTTAACCAAAAAGTTTTTGATCTACCTAGAGCTTGAGGTTTCCCCTAGTCGGCAAGAGTCATTTAAAGTAGCGCATACTAAATTCTCTAGAGATATGATTGAATCTTCGCTAAAATCCTATGTTAAAGATCTTAAACGTAGTGATGATCTCCAATTTGACTTTGAGGAAGCAGAGATTGCCCTATCGGATCGCTACCTTTTGACGATCCTCCATGAGTTAGTCGATAATGCAGTGAAGTTTTCCACCGCAGGAAAGATGATTAAAATTAGTAGTCAAGTGGCAGAAAACATGTTTAATTTGTCAGTAAAGGATTTAGGACGGGGCATGACCAATGAGCAAATTAATCGCATTGATGCTTTTGTACAGTTTGAGCGTAAAAACTATGAGCAGCAAGGTATCGGTTTGGGCTTAAGGGTGGTCAAAAAAATTGTTGAACTCGCAGGAGGCAATTTTTCCATTACAAGCATTTACCAGCAAGAGACGACTGTATATATTTCATTACCACTCTATCCAAAGTTATAG
- a CDS encoding PAS domain-containing protein, with the protein MSTHTNCSRVDDLSSTSEQRFISLVASVPVGIYRTDALGSCCYVNDRWCQIAGLTTTEAEGFGWINGLYPSDRELVTMEWNKALQENRPFQLEYRFQNKAGEITWVYGQAVAECDQSGEIIGYIGTITDISDRKATEQALKLQRDFNQLIAEISSRFIDISLDQLDAEIDRSLQLIGEATNSDTSYLIKFSFREQVDSPLPDGTVSMTNEWAKPEYPRQITLVQNVPFSAFPWANAKVLRREIVNMPRVSDAPIEAAIDKASWQRFNIVSALSVPIIQKSVVTGVMGFASFSKVVIWGEEIIRLLQVMAQTIANAQQRAQDEQQLYESEERLRLALRAANQGLYDLNLQTGEAITSPEYATMLGYNPSTFQETNAKWLERIHPDDCEQVAKVYQDYVAGILPEYKVAFRQLTQTGEWKWILSLGRIVAWDESGNPLRMLGTHTDISDRKQAEAERLIAEQVSQELSLLENIFDTLLAGYWDWDLQTNEEYLSPKFKKMFGYEDDELPNSPETWQHLIFDEDLAKVLDCFERHVQTHGEVPFCNEVRYRHKDGSTVWVICSGQVIKWGENDQPLRMIGCHVDISDRKQSEEKIRKSDAHLKTAQRIGKLGSWEFDPYSEQIIWSDEVFHIFGRDPAMGMPSFAEVQEQIHPDDREHHQQVLQTAAATVQPYDLEIRFYRCDGTLGYIQARGEPIVSTGTGQLTHLIGTVLDITDRKQAEAELQTLSDRLALAVKSGAIAIWDWNVPDNILVWDDRMYELYGITSTQFPSVYEAWVSSLHPDDRASAESAIQQALAGTNDYDPEFRVIHPDGTIRFLKAYALVQRDPQGKPLRMIGINLDITDRKQAEAQLMRTTLQLTASNRELEAFAYSVSHDLRSPLRAIDGFSKALLEDYGDKFDADAKDYFDRIRHNVSRMGMLIEDLLRLSRVSRSEMQYDKVNLSALVTEQLAELRTSEPERQVESVIASNVYVLADITLMRMVISNLIQNAWKFTSHHPSALIEFGVKPSESEQDGSFIYFIRDDGAGFDMNYANMLFGVFQRLHNTNEFVGTGIGLATVQRIIHRHGGRVWAEGAVEKGATVYFTIPEISSLKT; encoded by the coding sequence ATGTCTACCCATACAAATTGCTCTCGCGTAGATGACTTGAGTTCCACAAGTGAACAAAGGTTTATCTCATTGGTAGCTTCTGTGCCTGTAGGAATTTATCGTACTGACGCTCTTGGTAGCTGCTGCTATGTGAACGATCGCTGGTGTCAGATTGCGGGGCTAACAACCACAGAAGCGGAGGGCTTTGGTTGGATTAATGGGCTTTATCCTAGCGATCGCGAACTTGTGACGATGGAGTGGAATAAGGCTCTCCAAGAAAATCGTCCATTCCAATTAGAGTATCGCTTTCAAAATAAAGCAGGGGAAATCACTTGGGTTTACGGTCAAGCAGTAGCTGAATGCGATCAGTCTGGCGAAATTATCGGTTATATCGGTACGATTACGGATATTAGCGATCGCAAAGCCACTGAACAAGCTTTGAAATTGCAGCGAGACTTTAATCAACTGATTGCGGAAATCAGTAGTCGATTTATCGATATTAGCCTAGATCAACTAGATGCTGAGATTGATCGCTCCTTGCAACTGATTGGGGAAGCAACCAACTCAGACACCAGCTACTTGATTAAATTCTCTTTCAGAGAGCAGGTTGACTCGCCGCTTCCCGACGGCACGGTTAGTATGACCAATGAATGGGCTAAGCCAGAATATCCCCGACAAATCACACTAGTACAGAATGTTCCTTTTTCAGCCTTTCCTTGGGCTAATGCCAAAGTACTGCGACGAGAGATTGTGAATATGCCTAGAGTTAGCGATGCTCCCATTGAGGCGGCGATCGACAAAGCCAGTTGGCAAAGGTTCAATATTGTGTCAGCCCTATCGGTTCCCATCATCCAAAAATCCGTTGTTACAGGAGTGATGGGATTTGCTTCCTTTAGTAAAGTAGTAATTTGGGGCGAGGAAATAATCAGACTGCTGCAAGTAATGGCGCAAACCATTGCCAATGCCCAACAACGTGCCCAAGACGAGCAACAACTATACGAGAGCGAGGAGCGTTTACGTCTGGCGCTTCGGGCTGCCAATCAAGGGCTTTACGATCTCAACTTACAGACGGGAGAAGCAATCACCAGTCCTGAGTATGCCACGATGCTAGGCTATAACCCAAGCACTTTTCAGGAAACCAATGCTAAATGGCTAGAACGTATACATCCTGACGATTGCGAGCAAGTTGCCAAGGTCTATCAAGACTATGTGGCTGGGATTTTGCCAGAATATAAAGTGGCATTTCGCCAACTTACCCAAACTGGGGAATGGAAATGGATTCTCTCGCTAGGGCGTATTGTCGCTTGGGATGAGTCAGGTAATCCCTTGAGAATGTTGGGAACGCATACGGATATTAGCGATCGCAAACAAGCAGAAGCCGAAAGATTAATTGCTGAGCAAGTTAGCCAAGAGCTAAGCCTGTTAGAAAACATTTTTGATACTCTGCTTGCGGGTTATTGGGATTGGGATCTGCAAACTAACGAAGAATACCTCAGTCCCAAATTCAAAAAAATGTTTGGCTATGAAGATGATGAATTACCCAATTCTCCTGAGACATGGCAACACCTGATCTTTGATGAAGATTTGGCAAAGGTTCTCGATTGTTTTGAGCGACATGTCCAAACCCACGGCGAAGTTCCATTTTGCAATGAGGTCAGATATCGGCACAAAGATGGCTCTACGGTTTGGGTGATTTGCTCAGGGCAAGTGATTAAGTGGGGTGAAAATGATCAACCTTTGCGAATGATTGGCTGTCATGTTGATATCAGCGATCGCAAGCAATCCGAAGAAAAAATTCGCAAGAGTGATGCTCACCTCAAAACTGCACAGCGCATTGGTAAACTAGGCAGTTGGGAGTTTGATCCCTATAGCGAACAGATTATTTGGTCTGATGAGGTCTTTCACATCTTTGGTCGTGATCCAGCAATGGGAATGCCTAGCTTTGCGGAGGTTCAGGAGCAGATACATCCCGATGATCGAGAACATCATCAGCAAGTGCTCCAAACAGCGGCTGCCACTGTCCAACCCTACGACCTTGAAATTCGATTCTATCGCTGTGATGGCACATTAGGTTACATCCAAGCAAGAGGAGAACCAATTGTCTCTACGGGGACAGGTCAATTAACGCATCTGATCGGTACGGTTCTGGATATTACTGATCGCAAACAAGCAGAAGCAGAATTGCAAACTCTCTCTGATCGTCTAGCCTTAGCCGTAAAATCTGGGGCGATCGCGATCTGGGATTGGAACGTTCCTGACAATATCTTGGTCTGGGATGACCGCATGTATGAACTTTATGGCATTACCTCCACTCAGTTCCCAAGTGTCTATGAGGCTTGGGTAAGCAGCTTACATCCAGATGATCGAGCTAGCGCCGAATCAGCAATTCAACAAGCCTTGGCAGGAACAAATGATTACGATCCCGAATTTCGGGTGATTCATCCCGATGGCACAATTCGCTTCCTCAAAGCCTATGCCTTGGTACAGCGTGATCCTCAGGGTAAACCGTTGCGGATGATCGGCATTAACCTTGATATCACCGATCGCAAACAAGCGGAAGCTCAACTCATGCGGACAACATTACAGTTAACAGCTTCTAATCGTGAATTAGAGGCTTTTGCCTACTCTGTATCCCATGATTTGCGATCGCCTTTACGAGCGATCGATGGCTTCAGTAAAGCTCTACTGGAAGACTATGGCGACAAATTCGATGCCGATGCGAAAGACTATTTTGATCGAATTCGTCATAACGTGTCGCGAATGGGTATGCTGATCGAGGACTTGCTGCGTCTATCGCGTGTATCTCGCTCAGAGATGCAATACGACAAAGTTAACCTCAGTGCATTAGTTACTGAACAGTTAGCAGAACTGCGAACATCGGAGCCAGAACGACAAGTAGAAAGCGTAATTGCCTCAAACGTATATGTCCTAGCCGATATAACCCTGATGCGAATGGTGATCAGTAACTTAATCCAAAACGCTTGGAAATTTACCAGTCATCATCCCAGTGCGCTAATTGAATTTGGTGTCAAGCCATCGGAAAGTGAACAGGATGGATCATTCATTTATTTTATTCGCGATGATGGAGCGGGGTTTGATATGAACTATGCCAATATGCTGTTTGGGGTCTTTCAACGGCTACATAACACGAATGAATTTGTCGGAACGGGGATCGGACTTGCCACTGTGCAACGGATTATTCATCGGCATGGCGGACGAGTATGGGCTGAGGGGGCAGTCGAGAAAGGAGCAACAGTTTATTTCACAATACCTGAAATATCATCTCTCAAGACGTAG
- a CDS encoding response regulator → MNLASVLIIDDEADNFDVIETILGDRDYQLHYAASGQDAIAYLDTFQPDLILLDVMMPVMDGIEVCERIKALPEWQAVPIIMVTALNSKEDLARCMNAGADDFISKPLNSLEFRARVSSMLRIKEQHDRLERANALIHAQLEASLEGLIAVDEQGRLVAYNQKICEICDINAITSNNNHQDLPLLPLLQSANSPQAITQILEETYDEPDQVTHGEMVINAMTYEYFSSSVTSPTGRFWGFVWRFRDITDRKQYETNLQKSKEVAEAALRVKSDFLAMMSHEIRTPINGVLGMTELLATTSLDQEQNKFVQSIQTSGEILLTVINDILDFSKLESEKLLLENLPIDVYGIIGDTCELLSQQAESKGIGLDYQIDPQTPAYILGDPIRLRQILLNLANNAVKFTHQGAVRLSISVSPETSLQTENEVTLLFEVQDSGIGLSSEQLQKLFQPFTQASIATARQYGGTGLGLVICQKLVQMMGGRIWAESSLGSGSSFFFLLPVLVTDEPPQSMIPLERRSILRHAKPLRTNLATQLPLHILVAEDNLINQEMVLAMLSKMGYTPLIVNDGIEALEAIKSSTFNIVFLDVQMPRLNGLETATCIVEDWAKLSTNPSRPILIAMTASAMQGDREMCLAAGMDDYISKPVSFDTLQRIIERWGNLPKGIEIQQDTLHLNTDFDDHALQEIEKVSLNLPKRMINIFLYEECPVLLAKLRQAIFDQDASQIEYVAHTLKGSSIMLGAKAFSEICFGLEVAGRNHQLEGSDRLMTEIDQSFPLVVAYLEDYLAKNSS, encoded by the coding sequence ATGAATTTAGCATCTGTTTTAATCATTGATGACGAAGCTGATAATTTTGACGTGATTGAAACTATCTTGGGCGACCGAGATTACCAGTTGCATTATGCTGCTAGCGGTCAAGATGCGATCGCCTATCTCGACACATTTCAGCCCGATCTAATCTTGCTAGATGTAATGATGCCAGTTATGGATGGCATCGAGGTTTGCGAACGGATTAAAGCTTTACCCGAATGGCAAGCCGTGCCAATTATTATGGTTACTGCACTTAACTCTAAGGAAGACCTAGCAAGGTGTATGAATGCGGGAGCCGATGACTTCATCAGTAAGCCCCTAAACTCTTTGGAGTTCCGAGCAAGGGTTAGCTCCATGTTACGCATTAAAGAGCAGCACGATCGACTAGAACGCGCCAATGCTCTGATCCATGCCCAACTCGAAGCCAGCTTAGAGGGACTTATTGCCGTCGATGAACAGGGACGACTAGTCGCCTATAACCAAAAAATATGCGAAATATGTGATATCAACGCCATTACCTCTAATAACAATCATCAAGACTTACCGCTTTTACCCCTACTGCAATCGGCTAATTCCCCCCAAGCAATTACCCAGATTTTGGAAGAAACCTATGATGAACCAGATCAAGTTACCCATGGTGAGATGGTCATCAATGCAATGACCTACGAGTATTTTAGTAGTTCTGTTACTTCTCCAACGGGGCGTTTTTGGGGATTTGTTTGGCGATTTCGCGACATTACCGATCGCAAGCAATACGAAACCAATCTCCAAAAATCCAAAGAAGTAGCGGAGGCGGCTTTACGGGTTAAGTCCGATTTCTTAGCGATGATGAGTCATGAAATCCGCACCCCCATTAATGGAGTCTTGGGCATGACGGAGCTATTGGCGACGACTTCCCTCGATCAAGAACAAAATAAGTTTGTTCAATCCATTCAAACTAGCGGAGAGATACTGCTAACAGTCATCAATGACATTCTCGACTTCTCTAAACTTGAGTCCGAAAAACTTTTACTAGAGAATCTACCAATTGATGTATATGGAATTATTGGCGATACCTGTGAACTCCTAAGTCAGCAAGCTGAATCCAAAGGAATTGGGCTAGATTACCAGATCGATCCGCAAACACCTGCATATATTCTTGGCGATCCGATCAGATTGCGTCAAATCCTACTGAATTTGGCAAATAATGCCGTCAAATTTACCCATCAAGGCGCAGTAAGACTCTCTATATCTGTATCTCCAGAGACTTCTTTACAGACTGAGAATGAAGTGACGTTACTTTTTGAAGTACAGGACTCAGGTATCGGACTTTCCTCAGAACAATTACAAAAACTATTTCAACCTTTTACCCAAGCCTCGATCGCCACAGCCCGTCAGTATGGTGGCACAGGTTTGGGTCTGGTGATTTGTCAAAAACTTGTACAGATGATGGGAGGCAGGATTTGGGCAGAAAGTTCTCTAGGTAGTGGTTCTAGCTTTTTCTTTTTGTTGCCAGTCTTAGTTACAGATGAACCTCCTCAATCCATGATTCCCTTGGAAAGGAGAAGCATATTGCGCCATGCTAAACCCCTTAGGACTAACCTCGCGACTCAACTGCCACTGCATATTTTGGTTGCCGAGGATAATTTGATCAACCAAGAAATGGTTTTAGCTATGCTCAGTAAAATGGGCTATACACCTTTAATTGTCAACGATGGGATTGAAGCTCTAGAAGCAATTAAGAGTAGTACTTTTAATATTGTGTTCTTAGATGTGCAGATGCCAAGGTTAAATGGACTGGAAACTGCTACTTGTATTGTGGAGGACTGGGCAAAACTATCCACTAACCCATCCCGCCCCATTCTAATTGCGATGACTGCTAGTGCGATGCAAGGCGATCGCGAAATGTGTTTAGCCGCAGGGATGGATGACTATATCAGTAAGCCCGTCTCCTTTGATACGTTACAAAGAATCATTGAGCGTTGGGGTAATCTTCCTAAAGGAATTGAAATTCAGCAGGATACGCTGCACTTAAATACTGACTTTGATGATCATGCACTTCAGGAAATTGAGAAGGTTTCCTTGAATTTGCCGAAACGAATGATCAACATATTCTTATACGAAGAATGTCCAGTCCTCTTAGCAAAGCTGCGTCAAGCTATCTTCGACCAAGATGCTTCGCAGATAGAATATGTGGCGCATACCCTAAAGGGAAGTAGCATAATGCTCGGTGCTAAAGCTTTTTCTGAAATTTGTTTTGGATTGGAAGTTGCGGGACGCAATCATCAATTAGAGGGTAGCGATCGCTTAATGACCGAGATTGATCAAAGTTTTCCTTTAGTTGTTGCGTATCTGGAGGATTACCTTGCTAAAAATTCTTCATAG
- a CDS encoding response regulator — translation MTLRPIILVEDNPDDEKLTIRALHRGNIANDILVARNGEEALLMVLNADPLPSVVLLDLKLPKVDGLEVLRRIRANERTHLLPVVVLTSSSEERDIIDSYNFGANSYVRKPVEIEKFTEAVRQLGLYWAVINEVLPNGG, via the coding sequence ATGACTCTGCGCCCAATCATTCTCGTCGAAGATAACCCCGATGATGAGAAGTTAACCATTCGAGCCTTGCATCGTGGCAATATTGCCAATGACATTCTTGTGGCTCGTAATGGGGAAGAAGCTTTGCTCATGGTGTTGAATGCTGATCCACTACCCAGTGTCGTCTTGCTAGATCTCAAACTCCCGAAAGTGGATGGGCTAGAGGTATTAAGGCGGATTCGCGCTAATGAACGCACGCATTTATTGCCTGTGGTGGTACTCACCTCCTCCAGTGAAGAGCGAGATATTATTGATAGTTACAACTTTGGGGCAAATAGCTATGTCCGTAAGCCTGTGGAAATTGAGAAGTTCACAGAGGCTGTGCGGCAACTAGGGCTGTATTGGGCCGTAATTAATGAAGTATTACCCAACGGTGGATAG
- a CDS encoding response regulator yields the protein MTDNILNLSVLNIEDSEDDAFLVQRELRRSGLNIIWERVETLEALCAALEKQTWDVIISDYNLPKFNAYDALQIVKCRYPNLPFIVVSGTIGETAAVELMKAGAQDYLMKGSLTRLAEAIRREVRDAESRVERQRSQLELDLVKERLQLAVEGSGIGLWDWSIQTGEVIINERLAEIFGFTLEELEQFGTKTWWELNHPEDSQKAQFAMESHLQQKTPVYECELRKCHRSGAWIWILSRGKVVEWDREGNPLRMTGTTLDISDRKQAELRVEMQNSILERIAKGEPLPNIFEILAIATEDQIEGGICSILLCNHEGKLHLGAAPNLPDAYNQEIEGMSIGEKAGSCGTAAFRKEPVIVSDLATDPLWQDFKELALAHGLKSCWSFPAIASDGSVLATFAVYHHDIHHPQRQELESIALAANIVKIAIERERATQALENLNQELEDRVQQRTQALQQSEARLQEAQQIAHLGSWELDVINNKVTWSEEIFNILAIDPHSPAPTYEQFFQFFAPHEQEHLKLLHERAINDRQSFTMDAEIICADGSIGYVFVKTEPIWNSAGKVTRLLGIAMDISDRYAMQEALQRSEERTRATLLALPDLVFRVNRAGQYVDFMVSHQGKNLVEPEQSIGKSIYETFPITISGIYAERKYAALQQALTTQTVQIYEQQIQIEGKYIYEEVRVAPCGNDEAVFFVRDISDRKQAESQLQQTNQELARATRLKDEFLANMSHELRTPLNAILGMTEGLQEQVFGKISDRQLKALETIDSSATHLLELINDILDVSKIVSGQIKLDYTPTSINHLCQSSLAFIKQQAMQKRIQILTKFPLNLPDLLVDERRIRQVLINLLNNAVKFTPEGGTITLEVSRLQLISASLDQTNEEVRESVRIAVIDTGIGIAAENIQKLFKPFVQIDSALNRQYAGTGLGLALVKQMVELHNGKVGITSELGVGSCFFIELPCVPSNTQPSKIITSHQTIETSSLDTPSVSKSTPLILIAEDNEANIMTISSYLIAKGYRIVLAKNGEEAVSIALSAIPDLILMDVQMPVMDGLKAMQQIRQIPSLVNIPIIALTALAMTGDRDRCLDAGANEYLTKPVKLKQLAATIHQLLAT from the coding sequence ATGACTGACAACATCCTAAACCTAAGTGTACTAAATATTGAAGACTCAGAGGATGATGCCTTTTTAGTACAGCGAGAACTACGTCGTTCTGGATTGAACATTATCTGGGAAAGGGTAGAAACGTTAGAAGCTTTGTGTGCAGCTTTAGAGAAGCAAACTTGGGATGTAATTATTTCAGATTATAATTTACCCAAATTTAATGCTTATGATGCGCTCCAAATCGTTAAGTGTCGATATCCCAATCTTCCTTTTATCGTGGTTTCTGGAACAATCGGCGAGACGGCTGCGGTCGAACTGATGAAAGCAGGCGCTCAAGATTATTTGATGAAAGGGAGTCTCACTCGACTAGCTGAGGCAATACGGCGCGAAGTGCGAGATGCGGAAAGTCGTGTGGAGCGTCAACGATCGCAACTTGAGCTAGATCTCGTCAAAGAACGTCTGCAACTAGCGGTTGAAGGATCGGGCATTGGTTTATGGGATTGGTCGATTCAGACTGGGGAGGTAATTATTAATGAGCGATTGGCTGAAATTTTTGGCTTTACCCTTGAGGAATTAGAACAATTTGGCACAAAGACTTGGTGGGAGTTAAACCACCCAGAAGATTCGCAGAAAGCTCAATTCGCGATGGAAAGCCACTTACAACAAAAGACTCCAGTTTATGAATGTGAACTACGGAAATGTCATCGGTCTGGGGCATGGATTTGGATACTATCAAGGGGGAAGGTAGTGGAATGGGATCGGGAAGGCAATCCGCTCCGCATGACAGGGACGACTCTGGATATTAGCGATCGCAAACAGGCGGAACTGCGCGTCGAAATGCAAAACTCGATTTTGGAGCGAATTGCTAAGGGAGAGCCTTTACCAAATATTTTTGAGATTTTAGCTATAGCTACGGAAGATCAAATTGAAGGAGGAATTTGCTCTATTTTGCTTTGCAATCACGAAGGTAAACTGCATCTAGGGGCAGCCCCTAATTTGCCAGATGCTTATAATCAAGAGATCGAAGGCATGTCAATTGGGGAAAAGGCTGGCTCCTGCGGCACAGCAGCCTTTCGGAAAGAGCCTGTGATTGTGTCTGATCTTGCTACCGATCCGCTTTGGCAAGATTTTAAGGAATTAGCTTTAGCCCATGGATTAAAATCTTGCTGGTCATTTCCTGCGATCGCCAGTGATGGATCTGTCCTAGCCACTTTTGCTGTTTATCATCACGATATTCATCATCCACAGCGGCAAGAGCTAGAGTCGATCGCCCTTGCTGCGAATATCGTCAAAATTGCGATCGAGCGCGAACGCGCTACCCAAGCCCTAGAAAATTTAAATCAAGAACTGGAAGATCGCGTCCAACAGCGCACTCAAGCTTTGCAGCAGAGTGAGGCTCGCTTGCAAGAGGCGCAACAAATTGCCCATCTTGGCAGTTGGGAGCTAGATGTCATCAACAATAAAGTAACTTGGTCAGAGGAGATTTTTAATATTCTAGCTATTGATCCCCATAGCCCTGCACCAACCTATGAGCAGTTTTTTCAATTTTTTGCCCCCCATGAGCAGGAACATCTAAAACTACTGCATGAACGAGCAATTAACGATCGACAATCCTTTACGATGGATGCCGAAATCATCTGTGCTGATGGTTCCATTGGCTATGTTTTTGTGAAAACTGAGCCGATCTGGAATTCGGCTGGAAAGGTGACTCGACTGTTAGGTATTGCCATGGATATTAGCGATCGCTATGCCATGCAAGAAGCACTCCAACGGAGTGAAGAGCGAACTCGTGCGACCCTCTTAGCTTTGCCCGATCTTGTATTTCGAGTTAATCGTGCGGGGCAATATGTAGACTTTATGGTGTCGCATCAGGGGAAAAATCTAGTTGAACCCGAACAATCCATTGGGAAAAGCATTTATGAAACTTTTCCCATAACTATTTCGGGAATTTATGCGGAACGCAAGTATGCAGCGTTGCAACAAGCCCTCACCACTCAGACTGTCCAAATTTATGAACAGCAGATTCAGATAGAAGGTAAATATATTTACGAAGAGGTGCGCGTTGCTCCCTGTGGCAATGATGAAGCAGTCTTTTTTGTGCGAGATATTAGCGATCGCAAGCAAGCTGAGTCGCAACTGCAACAGACTAATCAAGAGTTAGCCCGCGCAACGCGACTTAAGGATGAGTTTTTGGCAAACATGAGCCATGAACTGCGTACCCCGCTCAATGCGATTTTGGGCATGACTGAAGGATTGCAAGAACAAGTATTCGGTAAGATTAGCGATCGCCAACTCAAAGCATTAGAAACCATAGACTCTAGTGCAACGCATTTATTAGAACTGATTAATGACATCTTGGATGTATCTAAAATTGTATCTGGGCAAATCAAGCTGGACTATACACCTACTTCAATTAATCACCTATGCCAGTCCAGTCTGGCTTTTATCAAGCAGCAAGCGATGCAAAAACGCATCCAGATCCTCACCAAATTTCCACTCAATTTGCCCGACTTACTTGTGGATGAACGGCGGATTCGACAGGTCTTAATTAATCTTCTAAACAATGCTGTCAAATTTACCCCAGAGGGAGGAACTATTACCCTAGAAGTTAGCCGCCTCCAGTTGATTTCTGCTTCTCTAGATCAAACTAATGAGGAGGTAAGGGAATCTGTCCGCATAGCGGTAATTGACACAGGTATTGGTATTGCCGCAGAAAATATCCAAAAACTATTTAAGCCTTTTGTGCAGATCGACAGTGCGTTAAATCGTCAATACGCAGGTACAGGACTGGGGCTTGCCTTAGTGAAACAGATGGTAGAACTACATAATGGCAAAGTGGGGATAACTAGTGAACTAGGTGTAGGTAGTTGCTTTTTCATTGAGTTACCCTGTGTTCCTAGTAACACACAACCATCTAAAATAATTACCAGCCATCAAACTATCGAGACATCTAGTCTAGATACCCCAAGTGTTAGCAAATCAACTCCGCTCATCTTGATCGCTGAAGATAACGAAGCTAATATCATGACAATTTCTAGTTACCTCATCGCTAAAGGTTATCGTATTGTGTTAGCTAAAAATGGAGAAGAGGCGGTTTCTATAGCATTATCGGCAATACCTGATTTAATTTTGATGGATGTCCAAATGCCAGTCATGGATGGATTAAAAGCGATGCAACAGATTCGCCAAATTCCCAGTTTAGTTAATATTCCGATTATTGCATTGACGGCTCTAGCCATGACAGGCGATCGCGATCGTTGCCTAGACGCAGGAGCTAATGAATATTTGACTAAACCTGTTAAGCTAAAGCAACTGGCGGCTACTATCCATCAACTTTTAGCGACTTAA